DNA from Paraphotobacterium marinum:
CCTTAAAAAAGACCATACACCCATCATAATCCTTTTTGCATGTCCCGGATATTGTTTTTTCATCGTTACAACAGCTAGTCGATAAGAGCACCCTTCAGGTGGTAAATAAAAGTCCACAATTTCTGGGAATTGTTTTTTTAATAATGGTACTAGTACTTCATTTAGAGCAACACCTAAAATTGCAGGTTCATCGGGTGGTCGACCAGTATAAGTTGAGTGATATATTGCCCCTTTTCTCATGGTCATATGGGTTACCGTAAACACGTGGTGCTTTTCTACTTCATTATAATAACCTGTATGATCTCCATAAGGTCCCTCATTTGCAAATTCATTCGGATCTATATAGCCTTCTAAAACAATTTCAGCATTTGCAGGAATGTCAAGATTATTGCTTAAAGACTTAGTAATCTCAACTTTTTTCCCTTTCAGTAATCCTGCAAAAGCATATTCAGATAAAGTATCCGGTATTGGCGTAACGCCAGCTAAAGTTGTTGCCGGATCTGCACCAAATGCAACTGAAACAGGAAAGCGTTCATTTGGATTTTTTTCAATCCAGTCCCTTAAATCTAAAGCACCACCTCTATGAGCAAGCCATCTCATAATTAATTTATTTCTTGCAATTTTTTGTTGACGATAGATACCGATATTTTGTCTGTCTTTTTCAGGTCCCTTGGTAACAGTTAAACCCCATGTCATTAATGGTGCAACATCGCCAGGCCAGCACTTCATAATAGGCAATAAGTCAAGATCAACTTGCTCTCCGCTCAATATTGTTTCTTGACATGGTGCTTTTTTAATGCGCTTTGGTGACATATTAAGTACTTGCTTTAATATCGGAATCTGACTAAAAGCATCCTTTATATTTTTCGGTGGGGAAGGTTCTTTCAAATAAGCTAAAAGCTCACCAATTTTTTTCAAATCATCTATTGATTCTCCCCCCATACCTAATGCAACTCTTTTTGGTGTTCCAAATAAGTTTCCCAGAAGAGGAAATTCACTACCTTTGATATTTTCAAATAAAACTGCTGGTCCTTTTGACTTTAGTAGTCTATCGCAAATTTCAGTTACCTCTTGGTCAGCACTGACTGGATAACTTATCCTTTTCAACTCACCAATTTCTTCTAAATAATCTATAAAGTCTCTTAAACTATCATATCTCATTATATTATCCAAAATTACAAACCTAAAAAAAAACCCCTTTATTAAGTAAAGAGGTCTTTATAATAAACTTTAAAATTTACTACCTTAATTCTTGCCGCGTTTCATTGCGTCAAAAAATTCGTTATTCGTTTTCGTCATCGCTAATTTATCAAGCAAAAACTCCATAGCATCCACTTCACCCATAGGGTGAACAATTTTTCTGAGAATCCACATCTTTTGTAATTCATCAGCTGAAGTAAGTAGCTCCTCTCTACGAGTACCAGAACGAGTAAAGTCAATCGCTGGAAAGACTCTTTTTTCTGCAATTTTTCTAGATAGGTGTAACTCCATATTACCTGTCCCTTTAAACTCTTCATAGATAACTTCATCCATCTTAGAGCCCGTATCAACCAGAGCAGTAGCAATAATCGTTAGACTTCCGCCCTCTTCAACATTACGAGCTGCCCCAAAAAAGCGCTTTGGTCGATGAAGAGCATGTGCATCAACCCCTCCTGTTAAAACCTTTCCTGATGAAGGTACAACAGTATTATAGGCTCTAGCTAATCGAGTTATAGAATCTAGTAAAATAATAACATCTTTCTTGTGTTCAACTAAACGTTTTGCTTTTTCGATAACCATCTCAGCAACTTGAACATGTCTACTTGCAGGCTCATCAAATGTAGAAGCAATCACCTCACCCTTGACTAGACGCCTCATTTCAGTAACTTCTTCGGGTCGCTCATCAATTAATAAGACCATCAATTCACATTCGGGGTGATTATAAGTAATAGATTGAGCAATATTTTGCAGAAGCATCGTTTTACCAGCTTTTGGAGGAGCAACAATCAAACCTCTTTGACCTTTACCGATAGGTGAAGCTAGGTCAAGAATACGTGCTGTAATATCTTCTGTTGAACCATTACCCCTTTCCATAATCATACGATCATTAGCATGAAGAGGGGTTAGGTTTTCAAATAAAATTTTATTTCTGGCATTATCTGGTTTATCGTGATTGACTTGATTTACTTTCAATAATGCAAAATAACGCTCACCATCTTTGGGTGGTCTGATTTTTCCGGAGATAGTATCCCCTGTTCTTAAATTAAATCTACGAATTTGACTTGGCGATACATAAATATCATCAGGACCTGCAAGATAAGAGCTATCAGAAGATCTAAGGAAACCAAAACCATCTTGAAGAATTTCTAATACACCGTCTCCAAAAATATCTTCTCCACTTTTTGCATGTTGTTTTAAAATAGAAAAAATAATATCTTGTTTTCTTAAACGAGCTAAGTTTTCTAAGCCCATACCTTCACCCAAAGTGATCAAATCTGACACCGAGCGCTTTTTGAGTTCTGTTAAGTTCATATTGATGAGTTTCTTTTTATTCAAAGTGGAGTTTTCTTGTTTAATTTTAGGAAATCG
Protein-coding regions in this window:
- the rho gene encoding transcription termination factor Rho translates to MNLTELKKRSVSDLITLGEGMGLENLARLRKQDIIFSILKQHAKSGEDIFGDGVLEILQDGFGFLRSSDSSYLAGPDDIYVSPSQIRRFNLRTGDTISGKIRPPKDGERYFALLKVNQVNHDKPDNARNKILFENLTPLHANDRMIMERGNGSTEDITARILDLASPIGKGQRGLIVAPPKAGKTMLLQNIAQSITYNHPECELMVLLIDERPEEVTEMRRLVKGEVIASTFDEPASRHVQVAEMVIEKAKRLVEHKKDVIILLDSITRLARAYNTVVPSSGKVLTGGVDAHALHRPKRFFGAARNVEEGGSLTIIATALVDTGSKMDEVIYEEFKGTGNMELHLSRKIAEKRVFPAIDFTRSGTRREELLTSADELQKMWILRKIVHPMGEVDAMEFLLDKLAMTKTNNEFFDAMKRGKN